The following proteins come from a genomic window of Natronosalvus vescus:
- a CDS encoding sugar-transfer associated ATP-grasp domain-containing protein, producing MHRLVRRAREIYRSKGLVNLLSGVLHYSARKIAALSTFIRAEWGNPYRKRVPLQWRVRLLSNGFLSQSYFFYDISNLNEYVSNYHRDFRTREINGKSERIFNDKLLFHQLFDRVLNGHVAEALAWMDDGELYFFHDVDSFQQLIDEHDQLIVKPRLGGGGDDIQRITSKEGTLLLNGEEIQTEMLFARIRDKTDSIVCEFIEQDNYSSQIFPHSLNTIRILTMVDPDTGEAFIPIAVHRFGTADSVPTDNWSKGGIASQVDIDSGELSPAAGIAEDGTISWYASHPDTGEQIEGAEIPGWTTLAEQIVRVAEQYPNLPYAGWDVAIDANGEFKVIEVNSYPDVNMIQIHKPLLSDERITRFYESHHVL from the coding sequence ATGCATCGACTGGTTCGCAGGGCTCGCGAAATTTACCGTTCTAAGGGTCTGGTAAATCTCCTGAGCGGCGTGCTCCATTATTCAGCGCGGAAAATCGCAGCGCTATCGACGTTTATTCGGGCGGAGTGGGGAAACCCCTACCGGAAACGGGTGCCCCTGCAATGGCGGGTGCGGCTGCTCTCAAATGGATTCCTGTCCCAATCGTACTTCTTTTACGATATTTCGAACCTCAACGAGTATGTCTCAAACTACCATCGGGATTTTCGAACGCGAGAGATAAACGGGAAATCCGAGCGAATCTTCAACGATAAACTTCTCTTCCACCAATTGTTCGATCGCGTACTGAACGGGCATGTTGCTGAGGCTCTCGCGTGGATGGACGACGGTGAACTCTATTTTTTCCATGATGTTGATTCGTTCCAGCAGCTCATTGATGAACACGACCAGCTAATAGTGAAACCTCGTCTCGGAGGGGGTGGCGACGATATCCAGCGGATCACAAGTAAGGAGGGTACTCTCTTACTCAATGGAGAAGAGATCCAGACCGAAATGCTCTTCGCCCGCATTCGAGACAAGACAGATTCCATTGTCTGTGAGTTCATCGAGCAAGACAACTATTCGAGTCAAATCTTTCCACACTCGTTGAATACAATCCGAATACTGACCATGGTCGACCCAGATACCGGTGAGGCGTTTATCCCGATCGCAGTACACCGATTCGGGACGGCCGACTCAGTACCGACCGATAATTGGTCAAAAGGCGGGATCGCATCGCAGGTGGATATCGACTCCGGAGAACTCAGTCCTGCAGCCGGTATCGCCGAGGATGGAACCATCTCGTGGTATGCATCTCACCCAGATACGGGCGAACAAATTGAAGGGGCGGAAATCCCTGGGTGGACTACATTGGCGGAGCAAATTGTACGCGTCGCCGAACAGTATCCTAACTTACCGTATGCTGGATGGGATGTCGCTATTGACGCCAATGGAGAGTTCAAAGTTATTGAGGTCAACAGCTACCCTGACGTCAATATGATCCAAATTCACAAGCCCTTGTTATCGGATGAACGCATCACCCGTTTCTACGAATCCCATCACGTCTTGTGA
- a CDS encoding ATP-grasp fold amidoligase family protein yields MSTIEDAKRLYRSGGIRSLPSGVVYYLLKEGPTANFTKRILGSTLHQKCLVYPSLGYWPQIENPQTFNEKILHRKLRTSDDRLATVEGKITAREYAADRIGDDKLPEVYHVTDNPEEIPFESFPEEYVIKPTHMAGEVIFAEKGETPDHAAIKERCKQWLNADYGYIRNQYWNADIDRQVMVEERLSDPEFDVPIDYKMYVFHGNVEYIHIDFDRFGSPSRRFFDRDWNALDFRKGELPLGPAIEKPNQFEEMIATAETLGADFDFIRVDLYNLEDQEILFGELTSCPASGMTPFHPQSYDHEFGSLW; encoded by the coding sequence GTGAGTACAATAGAAGACGCAAAGCGTCTCTATCGGTCTGGTGGGATTCGGTCGCTCCCCAGTGGAGTAGTATACTATTTACTCAAAGAAGGCCCTACTGCCAACTTCACAAAGCGTATTTTGGGATCTACGCTGCATCAGAAATGTCTGGTCTATCCGAGTTTGGGCTATTGGCCACAGATCGAGAATCCACAAACCTTCAACGAGAAAATCCTCCACAGAAAGTTACGGACGAGCGATGATCGTCTCGCAACCGTTGAAGGAAAAATTACGGCTCGAGAATATGCTGCTGATCGCATTGGTGATGATAAGCTTCCTGAGGTATACCACGTCACGGACAATCCAGAGGAGATCCCGTTTGAGTCATTCCCAGAGGAGTACGTGATCAAACCCACGCATATGGCTGGTGAGGTGATATTTGCCGAAAAGGGTGAGACACCGGATCACGCAGCAATAAAAGAACGGTGTAAACAGTGGTTGAACGCTGACTATGGCTATATTCGAAACCAGTATTGGAACGCTGATATCGACCGCCAGGTTATGGTCGAAGAGCGCCTCTCTGACCCGGAGTTCGACGTCCCAATCGATTATAAGATGTACGTGTTTCATGGGAATGTCGAATACATACACATCGATTTCGACCGCTTTGGTAGTCCATCGAGACGGTTCTTTGACAGGGACTGGAACGCCCTGGATTTCCGAAAAGGTGAACTGCCACTTGGCCCAGCGATCGAGAAACCGAATCAATTTGAAGAGATGATTGCTACCGCAGAAACCCTGGGCGCGGATTTTGATTTTATTCGCGTTGATCTGTACAACCTCGAGGATCAGGAGATATTGTTTGGGGAGTTGACGAGCTGCCCTGCATCGGGAATGACGCCGTTTCATCCCCAATCTTACGACCATGAATTTGGTTCTCTCTGGTAG
- the aglF gene encoding UTP--glucose-1-phosphate uridylyltransferase AglF, with translation MQAVVLAAGKGTRLRPLTEDKPKALVEVDGKPLLEDVFDNLLRIGATELIVVVGYMKEKIIERYGDAYEGVPITYAHQREQLGLAHAILQAEPHIEDDFVLMLGDNIFRANLGDVINRQQEERADAAFLVEEVPWEEASRYGVLDTNGYGEVVEVMEKPDDPPSNLVMTGFYTFTPAIFHACHLVQPSDRGEYELPDAIDLLIQSGRTIDAIRMDGWRIDVGYPDDQEKAEERLQDDEQVLSASE, from the coding sequence ATGCAAGCAGTCGTCCTCGCCGCCGGCAAAGGCACCCGCCTCCGGCCCCTCACCGAAGACAAACCGAAAGCGCTCGTGGAGGTCGACGGAAAGCCTCTCCTCGAGGACGTCTTCGACAACCTCCTCAGGATCGGAGCCACCGAACTCATCGTCGTCGTCGGCTACATGAAAGAGAAGATTATCGAACGCTACGGCGACGCCTACGAGGGCGTCCCGATCACCTACGCCCACCAGCGCGAGCAGTTGGGGCTGGCCCACGCGATCCTTCAGGCCGAACCGCACATCGAGGACGATTTCGTCCTGATGCTCGGCGACAACATCTTCCGGGCAAATCTCGGCGACGTGATCAACCGTCAGCAGGAGGAGCGCGCCGACGCCGCATTCCTCGTCGAGGAGGTGCCCTGGGAGGAGGCCTCCCGCTACGGCGTCCTCGACACGAACGGCTACGGCGAGGTCGTCGAAGTGATGGAGAAGCCGGATGACCCACCGTCGAACCTCGTGATGACCGGCTTCTACACGTTCACGCCGGCGATCTTCCACGCCTGTCACCTCGTCCAGCCCTCCGACCGTGGCGAGTACGAACTGCCGGACGCCATCGACCTGTTGATCCAGTCGGGGCGGACGATCGATGCAATTCGGATGGACGGCTGGCGGATCGATGTCGGCTACCCTGACGACCAGGAAAAGGCCGAAGAGCGCCTGCAGGACGACGAGCAGGTACTCTCGGCGAGCGAGTAA